The following are from one region of the Nostoc cf. commune SO-36 genome:
- a CDS encoding NAD-dependent epimerase/dehydratase family protein, which produces MKILVTGTEGYLGSLLPPLLIERGHEVIGLDTGFYKVGWLYNPSGVTPKTLNKDIRNITPDDLEGIEAIVHMAELSNDPAGQLAPNITYEINHVGSVRLANLAKTMGVRRFVYMSSCSVYGVATAGDVTEESAINPQTAYAECKTLVERDVRPLADDDFSPTFMRNATAFGASPRMRFDIVLNNLAGLAWTSKEIKMISDGTPWRPLVHALDICKAIVCTLEAPRDIVHNQIFNVGDTANNYRVREIAEIIADVFPDCKLSFGDNGADNRSYRVSFEKINTILPGFKCDWNAQLGAQQLFDLFSQIHMAEDTFLFRGFTRLKQLEYLIRTEQIDKDFFWNKK; this is translated from the coding sequence ATGAAAATATTAGTAACTGGAACAGAAGGCTATCTTGGTTCATTATTACCGCCTCTGTTAATCGAACGGGGACATGAAGTTATTGGTCTAGATACCGGCTTCTATAAAGTTGGTTGGCTATACAACCCTAGTGGAGTGACACCCAAAACCCTCAACAAAGATATCCGCAACATCACCCCGGATGATTTGGAAGGTATTGAAGCCATAGTTCACATGGCAGAACTCTCCAACGACCCAGCCGGACAATTAGCACCTAATATTACATACGAAATTAATCATGTAGGTTCAGTTCGTCTAGCTAATCTAGCTAAGACTATGGGTGTGCGTCGCTTCGTATATATGTCTTCATGCAGCGTCTATGGTGTTGCTACCGCAGGTGATGTCACAGAAGAATCTGCGATTAACCCTCAAACAGCCTACGCAGAATGCAAAACTCTCGTAGAAAGAGATGTTAGACCACTCGCTGACGATGACTTCTCTCCCACCTTTATGCGGAATGCTACAGCCTTTGGTGCTTCCCCTAGAATGCGGTTTGATATTGTTTTAAACAACTTAGCAGGGTTGGCATGGACTAGCAAGGAAATCAAAATGATTAGTGATGGTACACCTTGGCGGCCATTAGTCCACGCATTAGATATTTGCAAAGCAATAGTCTGCACCTTGGAAGCACCACGGGACATTGTACATAACCAAATCTTTAATGTTGGAGATACAGCAAACAACTATCGCGTTAGAGAAATCGCAGAAATTATTGCTGATGTTTTCCCAGATTGTAAATTGTCTTTTGGTGACAACGGCGCAGATAACCGCAGCTATCGGGTATCCTTCGAGAAAATCAACACAATCTTACCCGGATTTAAATGTGATTGGAATGCCCAACTTGGTGCCCAACAGCTATTTGATTTATTCAGTCAAATACACATGGCTGAAGATACATTCTTGTTTAGAGGATTTACCCGTTTAAAACAGCTAGAGTATCTGATTCGTACCGAGCAAATTGACAAAGATTTCTTCTGGAATAAAAAGTAG
- a CDS encoding glycosyltransferase family 2 protein, giving the protein MNKLLTIAIPTFNRAELLDKQLAWLVQAIKGFEHDCEILVSDNCSTDNTQKVIQKWQLILSNITFKSNKNYQNLGIVKNIMYCLNSTKTKYVWTIGDDDPIQDRTIAYVISKLKQHEDLSLLFLNFSGRNQITGESVHPPTIVGNRWFDIDAENGDGDGKAIFEHCFSKSVGAVIFLTATIYRTDLVKRALQNWQDAENNWISLAYLAGYCAANGRVIVTKETYLECVVGVSYWQKEPKSALLMQYKHIPEVILKLEQNGYSKHFCRRMLLQNGKKVSLKVFLGALRRWPMSAIKIVVPFLALVSLCAFDVMVSKEFELAESSELSTQEVQGYKP; this is encoded by the coding sequence ATGAATAAATTGCTTACCATTGCCATTCCTACATTTAATCGTGCTGAGTTACTTGATAAACAGTTAGCATGGCTAGTTCAAGCAATTAAAGGTTTTGAACATGATTGTGAAATTTTAGTTTCTGATAATTGTTCAACAGACAATACTCAGAAGGTGATTCAAAAATGGCAATTAATACTTAGCAATATTACATTCAAATCCAACAAAAATTATCAAAATTTAGGCATTGTCAAAAACATTATGTATTGCCTAAATTCTACAAAAACAAAATACGTTTGGACAATTGGTGATGATGACCCCATTCAAGATAGAACTATTGCTTATGTAATTAGTAAGCTCAAGCAACATGAGGATTTATCATTATTGTTCCTCAACTTTTCTGGTCGAAACCAAATTACTGGTGAATCAGTTCACCCACCGACAATTGTTGGTAATCGCTGGTTTGATATAGATGCTGAAAATGGTGATGGTGATGGTAAAGCTATATTTGAACATTGTTTCTCAAAAAGTGTCGGTGCAGTTATTTTTCTGACTGCTACAATCTACCGCACTGATTTAGTGAAACGCGCTCTCCAAAATTGGCAAGATGCTGAGAATAATTGGATATCTTTAGCATATTTAGCCGGGTATTGTGCTGCTAATGGTCGTGTAATTGTCACTAAAGAGACTTATTTAGAATGTGTTGTTGGTGTGAGTTATTGGCAGAAAGAACCAAAATCTGCGCTGTTAATGCAATACAAACACATACCCGAAGTGATTTTGAAATTGGAACAGAATGGATATTCTAAGCACTTTTGCCGGCGGATGCTTTTGCAGAACGGTAAAAAAGTCAGCTTGAAAGTTTTCTTAGGTGCTTTAAGAAGATGGCCAATGTCCGCTATCAAAATAGTAGTTCCATTTTTGGCTTTAGTCAGCTTGTGTGCTTTTGATGTGATGGTTTCTAAAGAGTTTGAGTTAGCAGAATCAAGTGAATTATCTACTCAAGAAGTGCAAGGCTATAAGCCATAA